The genome window CGGCGCCCTTGCCAGCACCTTCCTGACCGGCTGCGTCCACCACGGCCACCACCGCGCCGTCGTCATCGAAGAGCACCGCGTGCACTCCCACCCGCCCCGCCGCGCGGTGGTCATCGAGGAACGCCACTACGCCCCGCCGCCGCGCGTCATCGTCGAGGAACGCCGCTACGTCCCCGGCCCCACCCTCATCATCGGTGGCGGGTGGGGCGGCGGCTGGCACCACCACCACGGCCACCACCACCATGGCCACCATCACCACCACCGCCGCCACTGGCACTGATGCGTGCCATGGCGACGTCTTCGTCGCTATGGAGCGACTTCGGCCTCACCGTCAGCTCTGACCCAATGAACCGACCCCCTACCGCAGCAACCGCTCCAGGTAGTGGATGTCGATCCCACCCTCCTTGAAGTCCGAGTTCTCCATCAGCCGCGAGTGCAGCGGGATGGTCGTTGAGATCGGCCCCACCTGGAACTCGCGCAGCGCCCGGCTCATCCGCGCCATGCACTGCCGGCGGTCGTCCGCGTGCACGATCAGCTTGCCGATCATCGAGTCATAGTTCGGCGGCACCACGTACCCCGGCACCACGTGCGTATCCATCCGCACGCCCGGGCCGCCCGGCACCTGCCACGTCTCGATCTTCCCCGCCGAAGGCCTGAACCCCTTGTCCGGGTCCTCGGCGTTGATGCGGCACTCCATCGCGTGGCCTTTGATCTGCACGTCCTTCTGCTTGAAGGGCAGGGGCTCGCCCGCCGCCACCAGGATCGACATCTTCACGATGTCGATGCCCGTGATCAGCTCCGTCACCGGATGCTCCACCTGCACCCGCGTGTTGACCTCCAGCATGTAGAAGTTCTGCTGGCCGTCCATCAAAAACTCGACCGTCGCCGCGCCGTGGTAGTTCGCCGCCTTGATCAGCCGCGCCGCGGCCTCGCACACCACTTCCATCTTCTTGCGGTTGACGTTGGGGCTCGGTGCCTCCTCGATCACCTTTTGGTGCCGCCGCTGCATCGAGCAGTCGCGCTCCCACAGGTGCACCGCGTGCCCGTGCTTGTCGCCCAGGCACTGCACCTCCACGTGCCGCGCGTGCTCCAGGAACTTCTCGATGAACACCGCGCCGTTGCCAAAGGCCGCCAGCGCCTCCTGCCCCGCCTGCCGCAGGCTGCTCCGCAGCGTCGCCTCGTTGCGGCACACCCGCATCCCGCGCCCGCCGCCGCCCGCCGCGGCCTTGATGATCACCGGGTACCCGATCTCGTTGGCAACCCGGACCGCCTCTTCCTCTTCCTCGATGGCCCCCTCGGAACCCGGGAAGATCGGCACCTTGTTGGCCTTGGCGGTCCTCTTGCACTCGACCTTGTCGCCGAGCTTGCCCATTGCCTCGGGGCTCGGCCCGATGAACTCGATCTTGCAGTCACGGCACGCCTGCGAGAAGTCCGGCCGCTCGCTGAGGAACCCGTACCCCGGGTGGATCGCGTCCACGTCCGCGACCTCGGCCGCGGCGATGATCCGCGAAATGTTGAGGTAGCTCTCCTTCGCCGGCCCCGGCCCGATGCAAATCGCCCGGTCCGCAAGCCGCAGGTACGGCGCATCCTTGTCGGCCGTCGAGTAGACGCACACCGTCTCAATACCCAGCTCGCGGCACGCGCGCATGATGCGGAGGGCGATCTCACCACGATTCGCGATCAGAACTCTCTTGAACATGTGTTGTCAGTCTCAGGAGGGACGAATCGCGAACAGCTTCTGCCCGAACTCCACGGCCTGCCCGCTCTTGACCAGGATCTGCTCGATCGTGCCGCTCTTCTCGGCCTTGATCTCATTGAACACCTTCATCGCCTCGATCAGGCACACCGTCGTGTCCGGCGTCACCTGCTGACCGGGCTTCACGAAGGGCGGCGAGTCCGGGTTCGGCGCGAGGTAGAGCGTCCCCACCATGGGCGAGTCGATCGTCGGGCCAGCCGCCGCCGCGGGAGCCGCGCTTCCGCTGCTCCCCCCACCCGACGCCGCCGGGGCCGGCGCGCTCACGGGGGCTGCCTGCGGCGCCGCCGCATACTGCACCTGCGGCGCCGCGTGCACAACCTGCGTCGTCCCGCGCTTCAGCGAGATGGACTCCTTCTCGTCCTTGAGGTCCACCTCGGACAGGTCGTGCTCGGCCATCAGGGCCACAAGTTCCTTCAGCTTGCTGATATCAATCATGACTTCTCGGATTGAACCGCAGAGCACGCAGAGAACGCAGAGTCAAACACTCCGAACCCTGCTCCCACATCACATGCCCCGCAATCCGTCCTTCTTCTCCTGTCTTATGCCTTCCTCTGCGATCTCTGCGTGCTCTGCGGTAAAAGGCCTTACAGCGTCGACCACTCCAGGTCCTTGGGCAGCGTGCAGAAGTTCTTCGCCCCCTTCTCCGTGATCACGTACTGGTCCTCGATCCGCACCCCCCCAACCCCCGGCAGGTAGATCCCAGGCTCCACCGTGCACACCATCCCCACCTCCAGCGGCGCGTCCGGGTACTTGGGGTTCAGCCACGGCGGCTCCTTGCTGATCCCCAGCCCATGCCCCAGCCCGTGATCAAACTGCTCGCCGTACCCCGCCTCGTCGATGATGTCCCGCGCGATCTTGTCGATCTCGTGGCACGTCTTCCCGGGCGCCAGCGCCGCGGCCGAGGCCTCCTGGGCCTCCCGCACGATCTCGTAGATCTCCGCGACCTTCTTGGGCCACTTGCCCATCGAGAACGTCCGCGTCATGTCGCCTTGGTAGCCCTGGTACACCGCGCCCCAGTCGATCAGCAGCGGCTGCCCCGCCGTCACCTTTGTCTTCTCGCTCGGGCGATAGTGCGGCAGCGACCCGTTCGCCTTGGCCGCAATGATTGTCTCGAAGCCGGGCTTGCTGCTGCCCCGCATCTTCATTTCAAACTCGAGGATGGCCGCGACTTCCATCTCGCTCTGCCCCGCCTTGATCTGCTTGAGGGTCGCCTTCAGCGCCTCCTCCTGCAGCTTCACGGCCTTTTGGATCAGGGCCACCTCGCTCGCGTCCTTGATCACCCGCAGCGACTGCACCAGCAGCTTGGTCGCCACCAGCCGGTTCTGCGGCCCCTTGCCCAGCGCCTTGGTGATGTCCTCGACGTCCTTCACCGTCAGGTGCTCGGCCTGGAACGCGCACCGGTCCACCCGCGTCGCGGTGAACACCTCCGCCACCGCCGCGGGCATGGCGACCTTGCGCACATAGATCGAGGCGAGCGGCTTGACCGGCTCGAGCTCCTCCACGTACCGCCCGTCGGTGATCACCGTCGCCGACTTGGGCGACACCACCAGGTAGCTGTCACCGCCGAAGAACCCCGTCAGGTACCCGACGTCCAAGGGGTTGGTCACCAGGATGTGGCTGACGTTCTGCTTCTGGGCCAGCGCCCGCAGCCGGTCCATCCGCCCCGCGTACGGCGGACCGCCCCCGTTCGAGGACGCGTCCTTGGGCTTCACGGCGGTGGCTGAGGGCATAGGGGGTCATGATACCGCCTTCACCCCACACGCGCCCGATAGACTCCCCCGCGATGGCCCCGCCCGGTGAACAACACGCGCAAGACCGGGAGGGCGGGCTTTCAGCCCGCAGTGCTGCCTCTGCTTCGCCTCATCCAACCACCCGCGCGCATGCCGGCCCCTCGTTGGTGCTCCTCATCACGCTCATCTGCGTCGCGTGGCCCCTCGGCGCGGTCTTATGGTCTGTCACCGCCGGAGTTATGGAAGGGGACATCACCAAGGCCCCGCCCTCAACCGGCCCCGAGCCCGCCCTCTCCCTCCTGCCCGCGTGGGGACTGCTCGGCTCCACCGCCCTCTGGGCTCTCGCCATCGCCACCCTTGCGACCCTGCTCGCCTGGCCCGCCGCGTGGCTCATCCGCGGGCGCGGCTGGACCATCGCCCCCCTCCTCTTCACCCCCCTCCTGCTCCCAAGTTACCTCGCCTACAACGGTTACAGCACCATCCGCGCCGCCGGCACGCCCCTTGGCTCCTGGCTCGCAGACCTCGCCCAGGGAACCATCCCAAACGCCCCCTCCATCGCCGGTAAGCTCCTGGCCGTCATTGGCTTATCGCTTTGGGCCTGGCCCATCGCCACCCTC of Phycisphaerales bacterium contains these proteins:
- the accC gene encoding acetyl-CoA carboxylase biotin carboxylase subunit yields the protein MFKRVLIANRGEIALRIMRACRELGIETVCVYSTADKDAPYLRLADRAICIGPGPAKESYLNISRIIAAAEVADVDAIHPGYGFLSERPDFSQACRDCKIEFIGPSPEAMGKLGDKVECKRTAKANKVPIFPGSEGAIEEEEEAVRVANEIGYPVIIKAAAGGGGRGMRVCRNEATLRSSLRQAGQEALAAFGNGAVFIEKFLEHARHVEVQCLGDKHGHAVHLWERDCSMQRRHQKVIEEAPSPNVNRKKMEVVCEAAARLIKAANYHGAATVEFLMDGQQNFYMLEVNTRVQVEHPVTELITGIDIVKMSILVAAGEPLPFKQKDVQIKGHAMECRINAEDPDKGFRPSAGKIETWQVPGGPGVRMDTHVVPGYVVPPNYDSMIGKLIVHADDRRQCMARMSRALREFQVGPISTTIPLHSRLMENSDFKEGGIDIHYLERLLR
- the accB gene encoding acetyl-CoA carboxylase biotin carboxyl carrier protein: MIDISKLKELVALMAEHDLSEVDLKDEKESISLKRGTTQVVHAAPQVQYAAAPQAAPVSAPAPAASGGGSSGSAAPAAAAGPTIDSPMVGTLYLAPNPDSPPFVKPGQQVTPDTTVCLIEAMKVFNEIKAEKSGTIEQILVKSGQAVEFGQKLFAIRPS
- a CDS encoding Xaa-Pro peptidase family protein, with protein sequence MPSATAVKPKDASSNGGGPPYAGRMDRLRALAQKQNVSHILVTNPLDVGYLTGFFGGDSYLVVSPKSATVITDGRYVEELEPVKPLASIYVRKVAMPAAVAEVFTATRVDRCAFQAEHLTVKDVEDITKALGKGPQNRLVATKLLVQSLRVIKDASEVALIQKAVKLQEEALKATLKQIKAGQSEMEVAAILEFEMKMRGSSKPGFETIIAAKANGSLPHYRPSEKTKVTAGQPLLIDWGAVYQGYQGDMTRTFSMGKWPKKVAEIYEIVREAQEASAAALAPGKTCHEIDKIARDIIDEAGYGEQFDHGLGHGLGISKEPPWLNPKYPDAPLEVGMVCTVEPGIYLPGVGGVRIEDQYVITEKGAKNFCTLPKDLEWSTL